A section of the Nerophis ophidion isolate RoL-2023_Sa linkage group LG16, RoL_Noph_v1.0, whole genome shotgun sequence genome encodes:
- the si:ch211-159e12.5 gene encoding uncharacterized protein si:ch211-159e12.5 encodes MDLWPKDRGQVPAYSRYGTVPGRSLTHNYPYRHQTIHYPPTNHENHRVHVRGSSYWTLPRSGTASAVLDYTNWTEPQLPSSTAAQLPYILDCHSQQDLGNYEPFGVRKCATGDYVRGYTKEGWQRRIEAFKRDSGSHGELEAWAARYSHSLPRRRRLEVELRGTFQGLLESRRTGIDPCANINNVPEQWESAAPEDPNISHSVDVEGQIELQRRKFSQPPGYIAPPPYNSPHKCSSMLPHCDFKRTHEKPDREGKNDLERTPDQRSAVHKVIEGRKFSLRKKTGGMTIFCLVSRTAGPTESPSLTPQPNMELENCSRLSSDNNQTSKVADEVDKAQTNMSALTKPKQMTPSCRKNLTPEEKLPKEDKMDDSTFKKQSAQSVPVRYPLWREPSFTKRTLKDTENPLGMEVRRLDSKKGPESEEGQDLLVIDTTCVVVKMEMIQSPKKEHVHLLGCTDPLLHPDPNTELNHLPKNGSLKEELCQDLEKEGTLEMDSENSARESLEKRAERILGLRLDASSCPDGCMKDGLNSSQVNNNVIKGKLPTETNVKEEQSQNQPMSDDWVQEVSSGNLLGSQQNMEADTNSQHETDQVETSQDAPVGYTQKGDDSERRWEEYQFAENGSCQIVTPLPVPINPSLPPLSPDDGESNPTLICSLDSLPSISESETEDGQDAECGTLDLVVDDILQHETGSLQPSQIPLAEPSVVASKSNSDASEEVEERQTSHHEEALKESPTDGTGEQQFQADRVQAVSGFSMDFVGQMPEAPTDLNIEQQEHLCAQAEDENKAEDDDLERISPENSLSEKVIKSFEVKAEENLNVKETNKEMPEDNKDMTDLGEQMIESPSDKQDTEALFKLQSPPSPSDSNSEAQSGARPPLLGSREALSPLAETGSTENPPEMIFAPLLLPDFIPSSESFPLLSPSQSSDCASPDQPPGEEHHYPNSLWDAVNRIRKHTAPDSENEEEEVAEFWDPESAEGELDIFAELEVSEDTGVGQMLRHPWREEDTLSSCSTSSHDSGDTVIVADEDEVEQTEDCWRGRLDEVKSHL; translated from the exons ATGGACTTGTGGCCTAAAGACCGAGGGCAGGTGCCGGCCTACAGTAGATATGGTACAGTTCCTGGCAGAAGTCTAACACACAA CTATCCTTACAGACACCAAACAATCCACTATCCTCCAACTAACCACGAGAACCACCGGGTTCATGTCAGAGGGTCCAGCTACTGGACTTTACCTAGATCAGGAACAGCTTCAGCTGTCCTGGACTACACCAACTGGACTGAGCCTCAGTTGCCTTCCTCTACTGCTGCTCAGCTACCTTATATCTTGGACTGTCATTCTCAGCAGGACCTGGGCAATTATGAACCCTTTGGAGTCAGGAAATGTGCAACGGGAGATTATGTGAGAGGCTATACAAAAGAGGGATGGCAGAGGAGGATTGAGGCTTTCAAGAGAGACAGCGGCAGCCACGGAGAGCTGGAAGCCTGGGCTGCTCGTTACAGCCATTCCCTTCCAAGGAGGAGGCGTCTAGAGGTGGAGCTGAGGGGCACCTTCCAAGGTCTGTTGGAGAGCAGAAGAACTGGGATAGATCCATGTGCAAACATAAACAATGTTCCAGAACAATGGGAGAGCGCTGCACCAGAAGATCCTAATATTAGCCATTCTGTGGACGTTGAAGGACAGATAGAACTCCAAAGAAGAAAGTTTAGCCAACCACCTGGTTATATTGCACCTCCTCCCTACAACAGTCCACATAAATGTTCATCTATGTTGCCCCATTGTGATTTCAAGAGAACTCACGAGAAACCAGACAGGGAGGGAAAAAACGACCTCGAAAGAACCCCGGACCAAAGGAGCGCAGTCCACAAGGTGATCGAAGGACGGAAGTTCAGTTTAAGAAAGAAGACAGGCGGGATGACCATATTCTGTCTGGTCTCACGGACAGCAGGCCCAACAGAATCCCCGTCTTTGACACCTCAACCAAACATGGAGCTTGAAAACTGTTCAAGACTCAGTAGTGACAATAACCAAACATCCAAAGTGGCAGACGAAGTAGACAAGGCACAAACAAATATGTCTGCCCTGACCAAACCAAAACAGATGACACCAAGCTGCAGAAAAAACCTAACACCGGAGGAAAAACTGCCAAAGGAGGACAAAATGGATGATTCCACATTTAAGAAGCAAAGTGCTCAGTCTGTGCCAGTCAGATATCCTTTGTGGAGGGAGCCCAGTTTCACAAAAAGAACTCTGAAGGATACGGAGAATCCACTTGGCATGGAAGTAAGAAGACTGGACAGCAAGAAAGGCCCTGAATCGGAGGAAGGTCAAGATCTCTTAGTGATCGACACTACATGTGTTGTTGTCAAAATGGAGATGATTCAGTCACCCAAGAAAGAACATGTCCATCTCTTAGGTTGCACTGACCCTCTCTTGCACCCTGATCCAAACACAGAATTAAACCACTTGCCAAAGAATGGAAGCCTTAAGGAAGAGCTGTGCCAAGATCTTGAAAAGGAAGGAACCCTTGAAATGGACAGTGAAAACTCTGCAAGGGAATCCTTGGAGAAACGAGCCGAAAGAATCCTTGGGCTCCGTCTCGATGCAAGCTCATGTCCTGATGGATGCATGAAGGACGGGCTCAACTCTTCCCAAGTCAACAACAATGTAATAAAAGGGAAGCTGCCCACAGAGACCAATGTAAAGGAGGAGCAGTCACAAAATCAACCAATGTCTGATGATTGGGTTCAAGAGGTTTCTTCTGGCAACCTTTTAGGATCCCAGCAGAACATGGAAGCAGATACTAACAGCCAACATGAAACCGACCAGGTTGAAACATCCCAGGACGCTCCAGTTGGATACACTCAAAAGGGGGACGACTCTGAGCGGAGATGGGAAGAATATCAATTTGCTGAAAATGGTTCATGTCAGATTGTCACTCCACTTCCTGTCCCAATAAATCCTTCCTTGCCACCACTGTCTCCAGATGATGGAGAGTCAAATCCTACTTTAATCTGCTCTCTTGATTCACTTCCAAGTATCTCAGAGTCAGAGACTGAGGATGGTCAAGATGCTGAGTGTGGAACTTTGGACCTAGTTGTAGATGACATACTTCAACATGAAACCGGTTCATTGCAACCCTCTCAGATTCCCCTTGCAGAGCCATCTGTAGTAGCGTCAAAGTCCAATAGTGATGCTTCTGAGGAAGTTGAAGAGAGACAAACATCACATCATGAAGAAGCCCTTAAGGAATCTCCCACTGATGGAACAGGTGAGCAGCAATTTCAAGCTGACCGTGTACAGGCGGTAAGTGGTTTTTCTATGGACTTTGTCGGCCAGATGCCTGAGGCACCAACAGACTTAAACATCGAGCAGCAGGAACATCTTTGTGCTCAAGCAGAAGACGAGAACAAGGCAGAAGATGACGACTTAGAGAGGATATCCCCAGAAAATAGTCTTAGTGAAAAAGTAATCAAATCTTTTGAGGTCAAAGCAGAGGAAAACCTGAATGTAAAAGAGACTAACAAAGAAATGCCTGAAGACAACAAAGACATGACAGATCTTGGTGAACAGATGATAGAGTCTCCCAGTGACAAACAAGACACCGAAGCCTTGTTCAAACTTCAGTCTCCTCCATCACCTTCAGACTCAAACAGCGAGGCTCAATCCGGAGCTCGACCTCCACTACTGGGCTCAAGAGAAGCACTTTCCCCCCTTGCAGAAACCGGATCAACTGAAAACCCTCCTGAAATGATCTTcgctcctcttcttcttccagACTTCATCCCGTCTTCTGAAAGTTTTCCCTTGTTGTCACCCTCTCAGTCTTCGGACTGTGCCTCTCCTGACCAACCCCCGGGAGAGGAGCATCACTATCCCAACTCCTTGTGGGACGCAGTGAACCGGATCAGGAAACACACAGCTCCGGACTCGGAGAACGAAGAGGAGGAGGTGGCCGAGTTTTGGGACCCAGAGAGTGCAGAAGGAGAGCTGGACATCTTTGCGGAACTGGAAGTGTCAGAGGACACTGGGGTCGGACAAATGCTGCGGCACCCGTGGCGTGAGGAGGACACACTTTCCTCCTGTAGCACCAGCAGTCATGATTCTGGGGACACGGTTATTGTAGCCGATGAGGACGAGGTGGAGCAGACAGAGGACTGTTGGAGGGGCCGTCTGGATGAAGTTAAAAGCCATCTTTGA
- the LOC133535568 gene encoding EEF1A lysine methyltransferase 3-like gives MNYLGDAFPADTCLFADTFPEDTVYKIMGQELTITQHFGANLGVAAPVWEAALHLCHYFEEHRMEWRGKRVIELGAGTGVVGIVAARLGADVTLTDLPTTVPQLQDNIWANMPSSGWPSSPPAALPLRWGRDQRKFPSDWDLVLGADIVYLPETYPLLMDTLVHLCKNKAQLYLASKMRSEHETPRFFEEVLPGRFQVQLAHRDHHHNINIYRAALDKEH, from the exons ATGAATTATTTGGGCGACGCCTTTCCAGCAGACACCTGCCTGTTCGCCGACACATTCCCCGAAGACACAGTTTACAAGATAATGGGCCAAGAGCTGACGATCACGCAGCATTTTGGTGCCAACCTCGGCGTGGCGGCTCCGGTGTGGGAGGCG GCGCTACATCTGTGTCACTACTTCGAGGAGCATCGTATGGAGTGGCGTGGGAAACGTGTCATCGAGCTGGGAGCGGGGACCGGTGTGGTTGGAATTGTGGCTGCTCGTCTAG GTGCAGACGTGACGCTCACAGACCTGCCAACCACCGTGCCGCAGCTGCAAGACAACATCTGGGCCAACATGCCGTCCAGCGGGTGGCCTTCCTCCCCGCCCGCCGCCCTCCCCCTGCGCTGGGGCCGGGACCAGCGGAAGTTCCCCTCGGACTGGGACTTGGTGCTGGGCGCGGACATCGTCTACCTGCCCGAGACGTACCCGCTGCTGATGGACACCTTGGTGCACCTGTGCAAGAACAAGGCGCAGCTTTACCTGGCGTCCAAGATGCGAAGCGAGCACGAGACGCCGCGCTTCTTTGAGGAAGTTCTCCCGGGGAGGTTCCAGGTGCAGCTGGCGCACCGCGACCACCACCACAACATCAACATCTACAGAGCAGCTCTGGACAAGGAGCACTAG